The proteins below are encoded in one region of Acidobacteriota bacterium:
- a CDS encoding sulfatase has translation MIRPTTSIRFIALALIGGAVSLGGCVTEDPPPIPPRSNILLVTVDTLRADHLSAYGYPRETSPVIDRLAAEGVRFDQPAVQWPKTGPSMASMFTATYPKDNGIVRRIGQPLPCRFEMLAETLQRAGYQTHAVVANAALASDFYFDQGFDTYIETWKLDPPEDGSDPNRAEAVTQLALGLLDRIESEKNEDGQTKPYFLWVHYLDPHAPYVPPGEWRDGFQDDEYFDPTERITIADKPRQQMTGIGRDQVLDGRDELAFYRARYDAEIFYTDFQIGRLLEEVDVRGLRERTMTVFTSDHGESLGEHRYYFDHGRFGFQTCVRVPFIVHYPGVLAPRVDEAPAELLHLTPTLLEAAGVELEEGQRWRQGRSLTPRLLGETPEAPTLAYSEAGWETKNKWQKIVRDERFKLVFAQTRPEQRWIGGEGVRFTLFDLREDPEETRNVAEEYPEDLERLQRLLSAWNGADRFDPLLDEVGGACGDERSMGGETESLLKSLGYL, from the coding sequence ATGATTCGGCCTACTACTTCGATTCGCTTCATCGCCCTCGCCCTGATCGGTGGAGCGGTGAGTCTGGGCGGGTGCGTGACAGAGGATCCACCGCCCATTCCGCCACGCAGCAATATCCTCCTGGTCACCGTCGACACCCTACGGGCCGACCATCTCTCCGCCTACGGCTACCCGCGCGAAACCTCGCCGGTGATCGACCGGCTGGCGGCGGAAGGAGTGCGTTTCGATCAACCGGCGGTGCAGTGGCCGAAAACCGGGCCGTCCATGGCCTCGATGTTCACCGCCACCTACCCGAAGGACAACGGCATCGTGCGGCGCATCGGACAACCGCTGCCGTGCCGCTTCGAGATGCTGGCGGAAACCCTGCAGCGGGCCGGGTACCAGACCCATGCGGTGGTCGCCAACGCCGCCTTGGCGAGCGACTTCTACTTTGACCAGGGCTTCGACACCTACATCGAAACCTGGAAGCTCGATCCGCCCGAGGACGGCAGCGACCCCAACCGCGCCGAGGCGGTGACGCAACTCGCCCTCGGTCTGCTCGACCGCATCGAGAGCGAGAAGAATGAAGACGGCCAGACCAAGCCGTACTTCCTGTGGGTCCACTACCTCGACCCCCACGCTCCTTACGTGCCGCCGGGAGAGTGGCGCGACGGCTTCCAGGACGACGAGTACTTCGATCCCACCGAGCGCATCACCATCGCCGACAAGCCGCGCCAACAGATGACCGGTATCGGCCGCGACCAGGTGCTCGACGGCCGCGACGAACTGGCCTTCTACCGCGCCCGCTATGACGCCGAGATCTTCTACACGGATTTTCAGATCGGCCGCCTGCTCGAAGAGGTCGACGTGCGGGGCCTGCGCGAGCGCACCATGACCGTCTTCACCTCGGACCACGGGGAATCCCTGGGCGAGCACCGCTACTACTTCGATCACGGTCGTTTCGGTTTCCAGACCTGCGTGCGGGTGCCCTTCATCGTTCACTATCCGGGAGTGCTCGCACCGCGGGTGGACGAAGCGCCGGCGGAACTGCTGCACCTGACGCCGACCCTCCTCGAGGCGGCGGGGGTGGAACTGGAAGAGGGGCAGCGCTGGCGCCAGGGCCGGAGCCTGACGCCTCGCCTGCTGGGCGAAACGCCGGAGGCGCCCACCCTGGCCTACTCCGAAGCCGGCTGGGAAACCAAGAACAAGTGGCAGAAGATCGTGCGCGACGAGCGCTTCAAGCTGGTCTTCGCCCAAACCCGCCCGGAGCAGCGCTGGATCGGCGGAGAAGGGGTGCGCTTCACCCTCTTCGACCTGCGGGAAGACCCCGAAGAGACGCGCAACGTGGCCGAGGAATACCCGGAAGATCTCGAACGCCTGCAGCGCCTGCTCTCCGCCTGGAACGGCGCCGACCGATTCGATCCGCTGCTCGACGAAGTGGGCGGCGCCTGCGGCGACGAGCGAAGTATGGGTGGGGAAACCGAGTCGCTTTTGAAGTCCTTGGGGTATCTGTAG
- a CDS encoding response regulator transcription factor, with protein sequence MSHRVLIVEDDEAMAVALKDGFEYEGYDVTVARDGEAGLSAAQEGSPELIILDVMLPKKTGLDVCRDLRGEGNAVPIIMLTARGQEIDKILGLKLGADDYITKPFSFMELFARAEAVLRRAQGHRGGDEEQVIHIGEVTVDFRRHEATKGGHPLSLSPREFRLLEYFAAHRGEVVSRDQLLDGVWGYDAIPYTRTVDTHIAKLRKKIEDTPADPRWLVTIHGLGYKLTDR encoded by the coding sequence GTGAGCCACCGGGTGCTGATCGTCGAAGACGACGAGGCGATGGCCGTTGCCTTGAAGGACGGCTTCGAGTACGAGGGCTATGACGTGACCGTCGCCCGCGACGGCGAAGCGGGTCTGTCCGCCGCCCAAGAAGGCTCGCCGGAGCTGATCATTCTGGACGTGATGCTGCCCAAGAAGACCGGCCTGGACGTCTGCCGGGACCTGCGCGGTGAGGGCAATGCGGTGCCGATCATCATGCTGACGGCCCGCGGTCAGGAGATCGACAAGATTCTGGGACTGAAGCTCGGTGCCGACGACTACATCACCAAACCTTTCAGCTTCATGGAACTGTTCGCCCGCGCCGAGGCGGTGCTACGCCGAGCGCAGGGACATCGCGGCGGCGACGAGGAGCAGGTCATCCACATCGGCGAGGTGACGGTGGACTTCCGCCGCCACGAGGCGACCAAGGGCGGGCACCCGCTATCCCTCTCACCGCGTGAGTTCCGGCTGCTCGAATACTTCGCCGCCCACCGCGGCGAGGTGGTGAGTCGCGATCAACTCCTCGACGGCGTGTGGGGCTACGACGCGATCCCCTATACCCGCACCGTCGACACCCACATCGCCAAGCTGCGCAAGAAGATTGAAGACACCCCGGCGGATCCCCGCTGGCTGGTCACCATCCACGGCCTGGGCTACAAGCTAACAGACCGCTGA
- a CDS encoding HAMP domain-containing sensor histidine kinase: MTKVRSRPPEGFPKRRARARRRALLLGFLAALVPLLILLGLQYRWLTELEESSRVAREASLGTYLDAIAKNVGYGTWKEAEWSLSVSATALKPEYEGKLAKHFTKVSNELSGSRTYFVVSFGDPAKISLYDFETKSMVKAAESPRIQAFYAAAVPWIVRGRMERRVEKPEPEGFRDDPEMRLMIRPLVDDESRLVGLAGMTLDPDHYRDNVLPSAFEEVLGKQPDLVATVWNQRGERMIGPEDEDSGNRERTIRRLPKPFDDWKVSIHSPTSTPEQWARANFLFNLTLSAVLALVLLGGIGLALRTASREMHLSEMKSDFVSNVSHELRTPLSSIRVFGEFMRLDRVTDAAKVREYGEYIETESRRLTQLIDNILDFSRIESGGKVYHRELCDLEELVAGALKTFEVRLRQKGFRVYLERPEADEPLLLNADPGALVQAVCNLIDNAVKYSNGGQEIQVTIERRGDPETGEAVVSVRDHGIGISREEQKHIFDRFHRVGTGLVHDVRGAGLGLSIVQHIVEAHGGRVDVKSDLGRGSTFSLHFPLEPTGETVDEEKP; encoded by the coding sequence ATGACGAAGGTGCGATCCCGCCCACCGGAAGGATTCCCCAAGCGCCGCGCGCGAGCCCGGCGCCGTGCTCTGCTGTTGGGATTCCTCGCGGCGCTGGTTCCCTTGCTGATCCTCCTGGGCCTGCAGTACCGCTGGTTGACGGAGTTGGAGGAGAGTTCGCGGGTAGCTCGGGAAGCGAGTCTCGGTACCTACCTGGACGCCATCGCGAAGAACGTCGGCTACGGCACCTGGAAGGAGGCGGAATGGTCTCTTTCCGTGTCCGCCACGGCGCTGAAACCCGAGTACGAGGGCAAGCTCGCCAAGCACTTCACCAAAGTGTCCAACGAGCTTTCGGGCTCCCGCACCTACTTCGTCGTCTCCTTTGGGGACCCCGCCAAGATTTCCCTCTACGACTTCGAAACAAAGTCGATGGTGAAAGCAGCGGAGTCGCCTCGCATCCAGGCGTTCTACGCCGCCGCCGTGCCCTGGATCGTGCGCGGCCGGATGGAGCGGAGGGTCGAGAAACCCGAGCCCGAGGGCTTCCGGGACGATCCCGAGATGCGGCTGATGATCCGGCCTCTTGTGGACGATGAATCGCGGCTGGTGGGGCTGGCGGGGATGACGCTCGATCCCGACCACTATCGGGACAACGTGCTGCCTTCGGCCTTCGAGGAGGTCCTCGGCAAGCAGCCGGATCTGGTGGCGACGGTCTGGAATCAGCGCGGCGAGCGGATGATCGGACCGGAGGACGAGGACTCCGGGAATCGCGAGCGGACGATCCGACGGCTGCCCAAACCCTTCGACGATTGGAAGGTGTCGATCCACAGCCCAACTTCCACTCCGGAGCAGTGGGCGCGGGCCAACTTCTTGTTCAACTTGACCCTCTCCGCTGTCCTGGCCTTGGTACTCCTGGGCGGCATCGGCCTGGCGCTGCGCACCGCCTCGCGGGAAATGCATCTGTCGGAGATGAAGAGCGACTTTGTCTCGAACGTCTCCCACGAGCTGCGTACTCCCCTGTCGTCGATCCGAGTCTTTGGCGAGTTCATGCGCCTCGACCGGGTGACGGATGCGGCGAAGGTCCGCGAGTACGGCGAGTACATCGAGACGGAGAGCCGGCGGCTGACGCAGTTGATCGACAACATTCTCGACTTTTCGCGCATCGAGTCCGGTGGCAAGGTGTACCACCGGGAACTCTGCGATCTCGAAGAGCTGGTGGCCGGCGCCCTCAAGACCTTCGAGGTGCGGCTACGGCAGAAGGGCTTCCGGGTGTATCTGGAACGACCTGAAGCCGACGAGCCGCTGCTGCTGAACGCCGATCCCGGCGCCCTGGTGCAGGCGGTGTGCAATTTGATCGACAACGCCGTCAAGTACTCGAACGGCGGCCAGGAGATCCAGGTGACGATCGAGCGCCGCGGCGACCCGGAAACCGGCGAGGCGGTGGTCTCGGTGCGGGATCACGGCATCGGCATTTCGCGCGAGGAGCAGAAGCACATCTTCGACCGCTTCCACCGGGTGGGCACCGGCCTGGTGCACGATGTGCGCGGCGCCGGCCTCGGCCTGTCGATCGTGCAGCACATCGTCGAGGCCCACGGCGGGCGGGTGGACGTCAAGTCCGATCTCGGCCGCGGCAGTACTTTCTCGCTACATTTTCCGCTGGAGCCAACCGGGGAAACCGTTGACGAGGAGAAGCCGTGA
- a CDS encoding PDZ domain-containing protein: MKLSTWLVALTALAAITASVYGGDYKKCDASTEECLTAMAEKIRSKGWLGIETEKNADGRYAVTAVTADSPAAEAGFRAGDVLFALNGVELSSENKKKLAKVKKSLGPGAKADYVVLRGESKTKLVAELAPVPDTVMAQWIGQHMLDQHAYVTVAAR, encoded by the coding sequence ATGAAGCTTTCCACCTGGCTCGTCGCCCTGACCGCCCTCGCCGCCATCACCGCCAGCGTCTACGGCGGCGACTACAAGAAGTGCGATGCCAGCACCGAAGAGTGCCTCACGGCGATGGCCGAGAAGATCCGCTCCAAGGGTTGGCTGGGGATCGAGACCGAGAAGAACGCCGACGGCCGCTACGCCGTCACCGCCGTCACCGCCGACAGCCCGGCCGCCGAAGCCGGATTCCGTGCCGGCGACGTGCTCTTCGCCCTGAATGGCGTCGAACTGAGCTCTGAGAACAAAAAGAAGCTCGCCAAGGTCAAGAAGAGCCTCGGCCCCGGCGCCAAGGCCGACTACGTGGTGCTGCGCGGCGAGTCCAAGACTAAGCTCGTCGCCGAACTCGCCCCGGTGCCGGACACCGTGATGGCGCAGTGGATCGGCCAGCACATGCTCGACCAGCACGCCTACGTCACCGTCGCAGCGCGGTGA
- a CDS encoding RNA-binding protein: MAESARRTTISSKVFVGNLNFQTTKDELSTYLAGAGEVVDVYLPTDRATGRPRGFAFVEFSSPEEAAQAIEQYNGTELAGRNLNINEAQDRPRRPPSGPRPPRQDFRPQAGDFADFGGGGGGFGGGGGGGGYKGNAGGGKPKGSRRGLRGRKRSL; this comes from the coding sequence TTGGCTGAATCTGCAAGGAGAACAACCATTTCCTCCAAAGTCTTCGTCGGCAACCTGAACTTTCAAACCACCAAGGACGAGCTCAGCACTTACCTCGCGGGAGCCGGCGAGGTCGTGGATGTGTACCTGCCAACGGACCGCGCCACGGGTCGTCCCCGCGGCTTCGCGTTTGTTGAATTCTCCTCCCCCGAAGAGGCCGCTCAGGCGATCGAGCAGTACAACGGCACGGAGCTGGCCGGCCGCAATTTGAATATCAACGAGGCCCAGGACCGTCCGCGACGTCCGCCCTCCGGTCCGCGCCCGCCGCGCCAGGACTTTCGTCCGCAGGCCGGCGACTTCGCCGATTTCGGCGGTGGCGGTGGAGGCTTCGGTGGGGGTGGAGGCGGCGGAGGCTACAAGGGCAATGCCGGAGGCGGCAAGCCCAAGGGCAGCCGACGAGGCCTCCGCGGCCGCAAGAGAAGTCTGTAA
- a CDS encoding sigma factor encodes MRGKRLYEENFEELDRAIRWVVRRAGFFEAEGDDLVQEVHLKLIEDDYRRLASYRGESSLKSFILQIARRIIFDELRKNHGRLNRPSAIAHRSGPAGTLLEQYLRAGFSLDEAKALVRQEPWARTIDLDAIAAQLPARLPRKFVPEGDAPDPTSPPDETLHRKLEARTNDLRGQVRGYLDSQDKYVQAVFELLLQGVRISQIKRSIGPPERGDLYRLRDRHLQALRKHLEKSGLSWDEIRELLEWPDFFLDLGDDEDPDDDEGPQRG; translated from the coding sequence TTGCGCGGGAAGCGTCTGTACGAGGAGAACTTCGAGGAGCTCGACCGGGCCATCCGGTGGGTGGTCCGTCGCGCAGGCTTCTTCGAGGCCGAGGGCGATGACCTGGTTCAGGAAGTTCACCTGAAACTCATTGAGGACGACTACCGCCGGCTGGCGAGCTACCGCGGCGAGAGCAGCCTCAAGAGCTTCATCCTTCAGATCGCTCGCAGGATCATCTTTGACGAGCTGCGGAAGAACCACGGTCGCTTGAATCGGCCTTCGGCCATCGCACACCGGTCAGGTCCGGCGGGGACCCTGCTCGAGCAGTACCTTCGGGCGGGCTTTTCTCTCGACGAGGCCAAGGCTCTCGTCCGGCAGGAACCGTGGGCGCGAACGATCGACCTGGACGCGATTGCCGCTCAACTGCCCGCGCGGCTTCCACGAAAGTTCGTACCGGAAGGTGACGCTCCGGATCCAACCTCGCCACCGGACGAGACCCTACACCGCAAGCTCGAAGCTCGAACGAACGATCTTCGAGGCCAAGTTCGCGGCTACCTGGATTCACAAGACAAGTACGTCCAAGCGGTCTTCGAGCTTCTGTTGCAAGGTGTGAGGATTTCCCAGATCAAACGTTCAATCGGCCCGCCGGAGCGAGGCGATCTCTACCGCCTGCGGGATCGGCATCTGCAGGCCCTGCGCAAGCATCTCGAAAAGAGTGGGCTTTCTTGGGACGAGATTCGGGAACTCTTAGAATGGCCGGACTTCTTTCTGGACCTCGGAGACGACGAAGATCCAGATGACGACGAGGGTCCGCAACGTGGCTAG
- a CDS encoding sigma-70 family RNA polymerase sigma factor: MTPLTLRGDKMETQNSREFFNSSYELIEQVIRLRCFRCRQIGMDADEFRSYALLKLIDNDFRILRRYRKRSSLKTYLTTVIHRLFLDFRIHCWGKWRPSATASEMGPMAIDLERLLTRDEFTLAEASEWIRADYPGVTEATIDEMARRIPFRQPRRFEGEETLARLTDSTPAEKNWSAGALPRSLTAALQMAWNTLSDEDREILRLRYREGLTVARIARRLELEQKPLYRRIERLLRDVRRRLEHEGVSAKEVRKWLS; the protein is encoded by the coding sequence ATGACACCGCTGACCTTGAGAGGAGATAAAATGGAGACGCAAAATTCACGCGAATTCTTCAACAGCTCATACGAACTGATCGAGCAGGTTATTCGACTGAGGTGTTTTCGATGCCGCCAAATCGGCATGGATGCCGACGAGTTTCGGTCCTACGCACTGCTCAAACTAATAGACAACGACTTTCGCATTCTGAGGCGGTACCGGAAGCGGAGTTCGTTGAAGACCTACTTGACGACCGTCATTCACCGTCTCTTTCTCGATTTTCGGATTCACTGCTGGGGGAAATGGCGTCCCTCCGCGACAGCTAGCGAGATGGGGCCGATGGCGATCGATTTGGAGCGACTTTTGACCCGCGACGAGTTCACCCTGGCCGAGGCCTCCGAGTGGATTCGCGCGGACTACCCCGGAGTCACGGAGGCGACGATCGATGAGATGGCGCGTCGGATCCCGTTCCGCCAGCCGAGGCGATTCGAGGGCGAAGAAACTCTGGCCCGCCTCACCGATTCAACTCCGGCCGAGAAAAACTGGAGCGCCGGCGCTCTTCCCAGGTCTCTGACGGCCGCCTTGCAGATGGCTTGGAACACTCTGTCGGACGAAGATCGAGAGATCCTTCGACTGCGCTACCGAGAGGGGCTGACCGTTGCGAGGATCGCTCGCCGCCTAGAGCTGGAGCAGAAACCACTCTACCGGCGGATCGAGCGGCTCCTTCGAGATGTGCGGCGCAGGCTTGAACACGAAGGGGTTTCGGCCAAGGAGGTCAGAAAGTGGCTATCGTAG
- a CDS encoding sigma-70 family RNA polymerase sigma factor, with amino-acid sequence MSTWDGEPTSLVLLARYQHGDEAAREELLARYLPKLRRFAHGRLNGHARDAQDTQDLVQEALLKSFPKLEDFDASNGVTFFPYLTRTICHLARDWNRRERRRSVLEEILPVREPSPLDLLIQEDGFERLCEELDMLEPRQSEAIVARDLLDFSWREVAQHLEFGTEDAARMAVKRAKKALVKRLEDDA; translated from the coding sequence ATGTCGACCTGGGATGGTGAACCCACGTCTCTGGTACTGCTAGCCCGATACCAGCATGGCGACGAGGCGGCAAGAGAGGAACTGCTCGCCCGGTACCTACCGAAACTCCGCAGGTTTGCGCACGGCCGGCTGAACGGCCATGCTCGGGATGCCCAGGACACCCAGGATCTTGTGCAGGAAGCGCTGCTCAAGTCGTTCCCGAAGCTTGAAGATTTCGATGCCTCGAATGGGGTGACGTTCTTTCCCTATCTCACTCGGACGATTTGCCACTTGGCGCGCGACTGGAATCGCCGGGAACGCCGACGATCGGTTCTCGAGGAGATCCTTCCAGTTCGGGAACCCTCTCCCCTCGACCTATTGATCCAGGAAGATGGTTTCGAGCGGCTTTGCGAAGAGTTGGATATGTTGGAGCCGCGGCAATCCGAAGCCATCGTGGCGAGAGATCTTCTCGATTTCTCGTGGCGGGAAGTGGCTCAACATCTGGAATTTGGCACAGAGGATGCTGCGCGCATGGCGGTCAAGCGAGCCAAGAAAGCGCTAGTCAAGCGTCTGGAGGACGATGCCTAA
- a CDS encoding protein kinase, with product MLLPTGSLVDGQWGRFQIKELLGRGGFGEVYRAYDPKLDREVALKLAHPQVSGDAAHSLREGRHLAKIRHPNVVTVYDVGDHEGRVGIGMELVKGETLEESLRRRGPFEESEVVEIGIALCRALAGVHQQGILHRDIKAQNVIRQVDGRIVLVDFGVGLDQSRPEPGHDGVAGTQHYIAPEVLAGEPSSPASDLHSLGVLLFRLTTGGFPGRTEFASPAQSRPPHGASTSVRLANLLQNLIAPKPVRYRSAEEAKEALENLGREGAPLWKRLAIASIILAVLTVSVRLLLPFAIPGYFVSKDVRIAVAPVLEGGDQGLRDRLEEEFKESSGVELVGWNEAEEFRKNVCSECGSWDLELASLWARYDGAVGVVIVDEYGARLFPVNRAGRVGPLSAFVSLAPNLASFERRPWAQSAAIRLRRSGMHLGRQKHRFRRLSVSPVHNRQALAAFMNGIQMDNPREAATWFAKARMHDPSFLSAYYRAAESLDSGSYFGEGAGLGLAGAVRVDASIKRFLESGEPLPCDAFLVRFRASPAMGLSEFEIWTLVVAARQRLCYDAALQLLGAASSDWRSAIEAYRQIALILERKGPSFLPLAYEEALRILEGDHDPINIGFLAFLEALMGRGDEALRRLAENTDDHIDYWFWPEGLAHVANGDFAKAERAFRKLEASKCCEFAALFRVQLARKRGNLDRARNLLEEFLGSSAVSARPSSTQAEAWLMLAELHRVDGLEDGIAMALSNLENLDPSPANLRYFRSAAVLALRSGLGSADFFVQQVREIHLKAPSNVSVALLAQVNAELLLVEPMADFSSHSMILGELVWFDESLVGTKIRVLERQGLSSEALNLQRTLHSEWAIMAFNRLSV from the coding sequence TTGCTTCTACCTACCGGATCTCTCGTCGACGGGCAGTGGGGTCGATTTCAGATCAAGGAACTGCTCGGTCGGGGAGGCTTTGGGGAGGTCTACCGCGCCTACGATCCGAAACTGGATCGAGAGGTCGCTCTCAAACTTGCCCACCCTCAGGTATCGGGTGATGCCGCTCATTCTCTACGAGAGGGTCGTCACTTGGCGAAGATCCGCCATCCCAACGTGGTCACCGTCTACGATGTGGGAGATCACGAGGGTCGGGTAGGCATTGGAATGGAACTCGTGAAGGGCGAAACTCTGGAGGAATCCCTGCGAAGGCGGGGACCCTTCGAAGAGTCGGAAGTTGTCGAGATCGGAATCGCCCTTTGTCGAGCGCTGGCCGGAGTACATCAGCAAGGCATCCTGCACCGAGACATCAAGGCTCAGAACGTCATTCGCCAAGTGGACGGCCGCATCGTCCTCGTGGACTTCGGAGTCGGACTCGATCAAAGCCGGCCAGAACCCGGGCACGACGGCGTAGCGGGAACCCAGCACTATATCGCCCCAGAGGTACTCGCCGGCGAACCGAGTAGCCCGGCGTCGGATCTTCATTCGCTGGGGGTGTTGCTGTTTCGTTTGACAACTGGTGGATTTCCTGGCCGGACAGAGTTCGCCTCTCCAGCCCAATCAAGGCCGCCTCACGGTGCTTCGACAAGCGTCAGACTTGCCAATCTACTTCAGAATCTAATAGCGCCGAAGCCAGTCCGCTATCGATCTGCAGAGGAGGCCAAGGAGGCACTAGAGAACCTCGGCCGGGAGGGTGCTCCGCTTTGGAAGCGGCTGGCAATCGCATCGATCATTCTGGCCGTGCTGACGGTTAGTGTTCGCCTGCTTTTGCCGTTTGCCATTCCAGGATACTTCGTGTCAAAGGACGTTCGGATCGCTGTCGCACCTGTCCTTGAGGGAGGTGACCAGGGTCTACGCGATCGACTAGAAGAAGAATTCAAGGAAAGTTCGGGGGTTGAACTCGTGGGCTGGAATGAAGCGGAGGAGTTTAGAAAGAACGTCTGTTCTGAGTGCGGATCTTGGGATCTGGAACTTGCGAGTCTTTGGGCTCGGTATGATGGGGCGGTCGGTGTTGTCATAGTGGACGAGTACGGCGCAAGGTTGTTCCCCGTGAATCGAGCCGGACGTGTCGGCCCCCTGTCGGCTTTTGTTTCGCTCGCACCCAATCTGGCATCCTTCGAGCGTCGGCCCTGGGCGCAGAGCGCGGCCATACGGCTGCGCCGATCGGGAATGCATTTGGGACGCCAGAAGCATCGGTTCAGGCGACTGTCTGTTTCGCCTGTTCACAACCGGCAGGCCCTAGCGGCTTTCATGAACGGTATACAGATGGACAATCCGCGCGAGGCAGCAACCTGGTTCGCAAAGGCCAGGATGCACGACCCTAGTTTTCTTTCCGCCTACTACCGCGCGGCCGAATCGCTCGACAGCGGCTCATATTTCGGAGAGGGCGCTGGACTCGGTCTCGCTGGCGCGGTTCGGGTGGATGCCTCGATCAAGAGGTTCCTAGAGTCAGGCGAACCTCTTCCCTGTGACGCATTTCTAGTGCGCTTCCGTGCTTCACCCGCCATGGGTCTCTCGGAGTTTGAGATCTGGACTCTCGTAGTCGCTGCTCGTCAGAGGCTCTGCTATGACGCGGCACTCCAGCTCCTCGGCGCTGCAAGTTCGGATTGGCGTTCAGCGATTGAAGCCTATCGGCAGATAGCCCTAATCTTGGAGAGGAAAGGTCCATCCTTTCTTCCCCTGGCCTATGAGGAGGCCCTGCGTATCTTGGAAGGGGATCATGATCCCATCAATATCGGGTTCCTCGCATTTCTTGAAGCCTTGATGGGGAGAGGTGACGAGGCGCTGAGGCGACTCGCCGAGAACACAGACGATCACATCGACTACTGGTTCTGGCCGGAAGGCCTTGCTCATGTGGCGAACGGTGATTTCGCCAAGGCCGAAAGGGCGTTCAGGAAGCTAGAAGCCAGCAAATGTTGTGAATTCGCGGCTCTCTTCAGAGTTCAACTCGCTCGCAAGCGTGGCAACCTCGACCGCGCTAGGAATCTCCTGGAGGAGTTCCTGGGCTCGAGTGCAGTTTCGGCCAGGCCTTCGTCTACGCAGGCAGAGGCCTGGTTGATGCTTGCAGAGCTTCACAGAGTCGATGGACTGGAGGACGGCATCGCGATGGCCCTGTCCAATCTCGAGAACCTAGATCCGAGTCCCGCCAATCTAAGGTACTTCAGATCCGCTGCGGTGCTTGCGCTTCGCTCTGGCCTAGGGTCCGCTGACTTCTTCGTCCAGCAGGTGCGCGAGATTCACCTCAAGGCTCCTTCAAATGTGTCAGTTGCCCTTCTGGCCCAGGTCAATGCCGAACTGCTGCTTGTCGAGCCAATGGCTGATTTCTCCTCGCATTCCATGATTCTTGGAGAACTTGTCTGGTTTGATGAGAGCCTGGTTGGGACCAAGATTCGGGTGTTGGAACGCCAGGGGCTTTCGAGCGAGGCCCTGAATCTTCAACGCACTCTCCACAGTGAGTGGGCAATCATGGCCTTTAATCGACTTTCAGTGTAA